The Hydra vulgaris chromosome 14, alternate assembly HydraT2T_AEP genome includes the window atatatatatatatatatatatatatatatatatatatatatatatatatatatatatacacatcagGCTAAGTAGGCTGAAGCCTAGGGCCCCCTAGAGAAACAAGGCCCAATGAGGAAGAGTCTTAGCACCAAACTAATATCCACAATGTGGACATTAGTTTGGTGCATCGTTATGTCCACCTGCGATGTTCTAGGAAATAACACATCGCTCAATAAGTCCGTAGGATAgctaataaaacaacaacattttgacataatttgattttatttatcaacataGTCTCCTTTTAAGGCGATACAGTCATTCCAGCGCTTCTCTAACTTTTCGATACCATGTTTGTAGAACGATTTATCTTTTCCTTCAAAATATGCTTCAGTTTCGGCGATGACCTCCTCATTCGATCCAAATCTCTTTCCCTGGAGCATCCTTTTGAGATCTGAGAACAGCCAATAATCGCTGGGGGCCAAATCAGGCGAGTATGGTGGATGGGGCAACAATTCGAAGTGtaattcattcatttttacCATTGTTTTCATTGACTTGTGACACGGTGCATTGTCTTGATGAAAGAGAATTTCTTTCTTCTTCATGTGCGGTCGCTTTTCGTCGATTACAGCCTTCAATCGTTCCAATAATGCCATGTAATATTCGCTGTTGATCGTTTTACCTTTCTCAAGATAATCAATGAACAATATACCATGGCTATCCCAAAATATGGAGGCCATAACCTTGCCAGCAGAAGTTTGAGCCTTTGGGCGCTTTGGGCGGCTTTCACCCGCTGGTGTCCACTCAGCCGACTGTCAATTTGACTCAGGAGTGAAATGGTGGATCCATGTTTCATCCATTGTGACGTAGCGAcgcaaaaaatcttttttatctcGGTGAAATAGTGCCAGACATGCTTCAGAATCATCGATTCGTTGTTGTTTTTGGTCCGGTGTTAGCAAACGCGGCACCCATTTCGAACAAAGCTTTCTCATACCCAAATGTTCGTGTAATATTGTAAACACACTGCCTTCTGATATCTTTATGGCCTCGGCAATCTCCTTCAATTTCAATTTGCCGTCGGATAAGACgattttatggatttttttgatgttttccTCAGTAACTGCCGAATTTGGGCGACCGGAGCGTTTAGCATCATCGGTGTTTGTACGACCACGTTTAAAGTCAGCAAACCACTTTTCAACCATTTGCCTCGATGGAGAGGAGTCCGAATAACACTTATCAAGCCATTGTTTGGTCTGCACCGTGTTTTTTCCCATCAAAAAGCAATGCTTAATGAGCACACGAAATTctgatttttccatttttttcaattcacaAAAGTTGATTCAATCGTTCACACACTAACTTGGTAAATAATGGTCCGATTGTCATGAAACTTTGACAGATATCGTTTGAAGGTTGGTACTTTCTAAAAACAATACGGATTCGGTATTTGTGTTGCCATCTATATGTCATCCTACGGACTTATTGAGCGATGTGTTAAGATAATCGAAAATAATCCAAATTAACTACcactgaaaatattttagacAAACGTACTTTACAATTAGTTGCAAACAGTGTAAGTCGGGTGCAGTCGTAGCGAAAACGTAGCGAAACGAAAGATTATTAGGGCTATAagagtttttttgattattcaCTTTTAAGCGATCTAAGTAcatactttttgtaaaaaaatgttttcttgcatttctttaaaatttatttaaaaggtttgaggcttaaaaatatatttaaaatgtcctGAAGGAAATAAATAAGTGGcagtcaaaaacaaaattaaaagaacaaatGGTTGAAACATTATCAAAGTTTCCAAAAAAGCTTTTTCCAATCTAACACTGTCACAGTAGGCAAATCATTCAAAAAAATGCTCAGAAAAGGTAAATGTAACTGATGatgtaaaacaaattaaagagCATACTGCTGAGGGCAACGTAGATACCGAATGCCGAGCCGAAAATCTTGTTTAGGACAAAGACAAGGGCTGCATCCAAGAAAAGGTAGAAAAATTGTCTgaaattattgatattattgatGTAAGGAGTAAACTATAGCAATATAGGATATTGGTCAAAGTTATTTAGTTCTGAGTTAGTCGATTTTTGCCtaaactttgtttttcaaaaataaaaaggaaattgatTCATATCCAGAACCTAAGCAAAATTAAAGTTCAAGGCAGAATTATTTGTAACagtttattagtaaatttataaacaaaggtCAAACCGTTATAAGATtatgattttgttatttttttatgcaaaggAGTTGTACTTTGTTTACCAATGAAATTATTTCCCCATTCAAAAAACATTGCAGCGTTGGCATCTGATGGTTGTAAAGATTGTAAAAACATGAGAAAAATTTGTGTATCCTATGAAGAATCTGATGGCCATGAGGAAACTATCATGATATACCTCACAAGAAAATCGAATAAGAGCACAATAGATATAGAGTTAAACAAACTAAAACTGCAAGatattacttcaatattttagGACGGTAAAAgcagcaataaatatttttatttgagagAGGTTTGCCACTACGAggttatgacaaaaaaagagGTTCTCCACACAATGTAAATTTTATGGGCCTCATGAAACTGATTTCAGAATTCGATTCTttcttaaaagaacattttacaAAGTTCAAACTGGGGCGATGAAATTTATTACTTATCCAAAACTATATATGAAGAGATAGTGCAGCTCAtggaaaaacttgttttaaaacgaATTATTGAGCAGATAAACAATGTTAATACAATATATTAGACCCTTATTGTAGATTCCATGCCAGACAATTCTCATACAGATCAGCCGGCAATAATGTTAAGGTAGTGTTATAACggaaaagtatattatttacaaCCTTTTGACAGATTGAAAATCACATCAGCAAGACACTGTTTACAAaagtatttcagtttttaaataatgcagGTCTTCCTTTTGAAAATATCTGTGGTCAATCATACGACAACGCATCAAAAATGCGCGGAAAAATATACTGACTTACAagcacaaataaaaagaatgaataCATTAGCGGATTCTGCCCCTTGTGCTGCACATTCTTCAAATTTTGTTGGAGTAGAGCCAGTGTGCGTTGTTATGAAAATAACTGaatatttttgaactatttaacACATTTCTAACCTTTTTCTCTGCATCTCTACAccattgaaaaattttaagtgaAAGAGCATCACTGGTATTTTCACTAAAAAGTTTAAGCACCACCAGATAGTCTTCTCATTATTAGTCAGTTCAAGCGGTTAAAGTTAGATATCAAACACTCGATACTcttaaatagatatttaatgTAAGTTCTGAAAATGCAGGATGTAAATTAGAGGTAAAAGGTTCGTATAAAAAGTTTACGGAGCGGAAAACTGCAGTTTTAATTGTAATATGGGAAATAACCTTATAGCGActtaataaagttaacaaaatactACAAACTCCTGGTTTATGTATATGTGAAGGTTACACTTTACTCCATTTCctgaagttatatataaaatctttacgCGAAGATTCCGAGCcgaaattaaaaactttgataactAAGCAGCCGATATACCCTAACCCAATCCGTAACCctgaagtcaaaaaaaattttagtcatatttgaatatttattcgAATTATATTcaaatggagaaaaaaaaaagagataatttTAGTGGAGATAAGTTTCGTATAAAGGTACTTAATTTTTGTTGGATATATTGGGGTCTGAACTTAAAGAAAAACGTGTTGTATATAAAGATATTggtaataaattcaaatttttgttaaatcagTGGAGTCCgttttatcattatatataaaaattcctaatcttaaagattatatataaagattCCTAATCTTTATACAACTCTTAAAATATACCGAACAATATCTATAATGAGCTGCAAAGcagaacgttttttttttcaaaaatttcctttataaaaataaatgtagatCAACAATGACGGATGAAGGGTTAAATAACCTCTCGATTCTGTCAATTAAATATCAATTAAGATCACGAGATCCATTTCCTATGATGAAGTAACTCGCAAATATGTATTAGTTAAGTGCAGAAgagaacaaattttttgaatttgttgcTGTTATAATTACTTATAACTATGATAAAGTCTTTATGCAAATGCTACTCTTAAGTTTCAATAGAATTTGACTTTTAAGTCTGTCGTTTCATTTGTTCACAAAAACATCAGGCTGTTTCTGCTATTTAATTTTCTGGTGTGCTAGGGTAGGGCCCTAAAAATTTCATCAGCCTAGGACCCCACGTTATATATTACCGTTAAAAAAGGTATGGCTAAGTAAAATTTTCGCCCTCAAATGATCCCCAAAATGAAAAGGTTCACATGGTTATAAACTTTTGAaccttaaaagattttaaaatgaaactaaaaaactgtattaaagtttaaaataatatgctaaCAAATAAGTTTCATTGTATTATTGCCGTAGTATTCGGGATAGGAAATTCGAGATTTTTTTGGCCTTTTTATACCtgaattttttgaatacttttggAATTATTAGATGGTACTGACACAACTTCTGAGCAAGTTTTTAAATACCGCCGGTTTTAAATATTGCCGGTTCCAATCATCGTGGTATTTTGCAGAACATACTTATTTGACGTAACATGAAGATAGTATCTTTAGAGTTTCCACAATAGTGTAATCTTAAAGTGTAATCTTCAAGACATCAGAAAATCTTGTCAACGCCAATGgtggtaataataatataaattttacaaccaGGGCCGGCTCAACAGCGTGGCCAAGCACCACTTGGCCGCAGGCGCCGTTTCAAAGGGGGCgccaaaaaattagaaaattcaaaaacaaaaaaaattaaaaattaaatagtttttagattaggatttcaattttatgaaaattttttttaaagaaaattttccatAATTGTGGGAACTCTAAAAAACCAGTTTATACAGTACTACTGGTATAATCCACATTGAACAAGTTTTTGCTTATGAAGCTAATTCAATTCAatgtatgttacattttttactgtttaccaATTTAAGTGAAcagaaaaatgtttgaaaagagGATGTAGAAACAACTATCATGTTTGGAAAGGTAAAATTCTCAGGAGCTCAAAacctaaaaagaaaacaagaaaaagaTGCTTCCTTGTCAAAGTAAAAGGGAAGTTTGgagaagtatttaaaaacttgctCAGAAGTTGTGTCAGTACTATCTAATAATTCCAAAAGTATTCAAAACATTCAGGTAAGAAAATCAAACATTTAGCAATTCATcatatattaaatttgactagaatatttttaaatatttgagtaatatttaaaaatttgattacagTGTGAGCCATCAACTAGCCAAAATGATCTCAATTGTAATCATTCTGAAGCAAGCAACCAAATGGACGCCGTCATTGAATCTACAACATGCGCAGTTGAATCAGAAATCTCATATAATTACTTGGATGTAGGAAGCTGGCCTAAAAATACTGTGTCATTGACAGATCTACTTGTCAAAATTGGTCCAATTCAAATAATGGATTTTGACTTTCCTTTCACTAGTCAAGAAGGAAGAAAACGAAGATTTAATATAAGTCATTATTTTCGGAAGCCGCCAAATGGGCAAAAGTATAAACGTGAGTGGCtagtttattcaaaaacaaaagacGCTGCCTTTCGCTTCTGTTGCAAGCTCTTTTCTAAAAAGGTTACTGAGGTTTCTGGTGAAGGCGTATCAAAATggaaaaacttaaataacagATTGAATGCTCGCAAGACAAGTTTAGACCATTTGAATGGCTATGTGACCTGGCATGAtcttattaaaaagttcaaaggaTCATCTACAATTAATGCAGTTCAGCAGAGACAAATGGACGAAACTACAAAACACTGGCGGCATGTCTTAGAGcaacttttttccattataaaattttatgggTCCCAAAATGTAGCTTTGCGAGGGACTTCAGATAAACTTTATGATGACAGTAAtggttgcattttaaaaatagtggAACTGCTTGCCAAGTTTGATCCTGTGATAAAAGAGCATATCAGGAGAATATAAAGCAAAGAAATTTACAGTCATTACTTGggtaaaaatattcaaaatgaaattattcaaattttatctaaagcagtcaaagaaaaaatagtagTTGATTTGAAGGCAAGCAAATACTATTCAATTACTGTTGACTGTACTCCAGATATTTCCCATACTGAACAGATGACAATAACTCTACGTTTTGTGTCAATACTGCCCACTCCAGATAAAAAGGAAAGCTACGTTGATATAAGAGagcattttttaagttttattgataCGACAGGCGCTGGaatgacttaaaaaatattagaaacttTGGATTCTCATGGAATTTCAATGCAAGATTTGAGAAGATAAGGGTACGATAATGGATCGAACATGCGAGGCAAACAAAACGGAGTTCAAGCCAAGATTCTTCATCTTAATTCACGAGCCTTTTATGTTCCTTGCTCATCTTATTCACTGAATTTAGTTGTCAATGATGCTGTTGGAAGCTGTTTAGACGCAGTAACATTCTTTGACATCGTGCAACATTTGTTT containing:
- the LOC136090829 gene encoding zinc finger MYM-type protein 5-like; amino-acid sequence: MEKKKRDNFSGDKFRIKCEPSTSQNDLNCNHSEASNQMDAVIESTTCAVESEISYNYLDVGSWPKNTVSLTDLLVKIGPIQIMDFDFPFTSQEGRKRRFNISHYFRKPPNGQKYKREWLVYSKTKDAAFRFCCKLFSKKVTEVSGEGVSKWKNLNNRLNARKTSLDHLNGYVTWHDLIKKFKGSSTINAVQQRQMDETTKHWRHVLEQLFSIIKFYGSQNVALRGTSDKLYDDSNGCILKIVELLAKFDPVIKEHIRRI